Proteins encoded by one window of Enterobacter hormaechei subsp. xiangfangensis:
- the dkgA gene encoding 2,5-didehydrogluconate reductase DkgA: MANQTVIKLQDGNVMPQLGLGVWKAGNDEVVSAIHKALEVGYRSIDTAAAYKNEDGVGKALASAGVPRDELFITTKLWNDDQKRPREALQESLEKLQLDFVDLYLMHWPVPAIDHYVDAWKGMIELQKEGLIKSIGVCNFQVHHLQRLIDETGVAPVINQIELHPLMQQRQLHSWNATHKIQTESWSPLAQGGEGVFDQKIIRELADKYGKTPAQIVIRWHLDSGLVVIPKSVTPSRIAENFDVWDFRLDKDELGEIAKLDQGKRLGPDPDQFGG; the protein is encoded by the coding sequence ATGGCAAACCAAACCGTAATCAAGCTACAGGACGGCAACGTGATGCCCCAGCTGGGGCTAGGTGTATGGAAAGCCGGTAACGACGAGGTCGTCTCCGCCATTCATAAAGCCCTGGAAGTCGGCTATCGGTCCATCGATACCGCCGCCGCCTATAAAAACGAGGACGGCGTGGGAAAAGCGCTTGCCAGCGCCGGCGTTCCCCGGGATGAGCTTTTCATCACCACCAAGCTGTGGAACGACGATCAAAAGCGTCCCCGCGAAGCGTTGCAGGAGAGTCTGGAGAAACTCCAGCTCGATTTCGTCGATCTTTATCTCATGCACTGGCCGGTACCGGCTATCGACCATTACGTTGATGCCTGGAAAGGGATGATTGAACTGCAAAAAGAGGGGCTGATAAAAAGCATCGGCGTCTGTAATTTCCAGGTTCATCATCTGCAACGCCTGATTGATGAAACGGGCGTCGCGCCGGTGATTAACCAGATTGAGCTGCATCCGCTGATGCAGCAGCGCCAGCTTCATTCATGGAACGCCACGCACAAGATCCAGACCGAATCCTGGAGCCCGCTGGCCCAGGGCGGCGAAGGGGTGTTTGACCAGAAAATCATCCGTGAACTGGCGGATAAGTACGGTAAAACCCCGGCGCAGATCGTCATTCGCTGGCATCTGGATAGCGGTCTGGTGGTGATCCCGAAATCGGTCACGCCATCGCGTATCGCCGAGAACTTCGACGTCTGGGATTTCCGCCTGGATAAAGACGAGCTGGGTGAAATTGCGAAGCTGGATCAGGGCAAGCGGCTTGGGCCGGACCCGGATCAGTTTGGCGGGTAA